A single region of the Portunus trituberculatus isolate SZX2019 chromosome 29, ASM1759143v1, whole genome shotgun sequence genome encodes:
- the LOC123510510 gene encoding protein-S-isoprenylcysteine O-methyltransferase-like, with protein sequence MIREAHVTLQSFTLGLGVLSYLLASCGGLGLLGVWLGHYLWAYCGVFYLAVNLLLLLVYRGGDWQIAVRGCFLGACCGGGILVSVLSPTSYHVFGWYVVVLTVFHFSEYLTTAIGNPKTLTLDSYLLNHSWAYGIAAVVSWGEFFIERWLLPDMKMIWYVSIIGIIICLWGEIIRKSAMLTAKTNFNHIVQVRRQDGHELVTWGTYQLFRHPSYVGWFWWSIGTQLILVNPLCTIAYTLASWSFFNERIHFEEMTLINFFGEKYLDYQKKVGTGLPFIKGFIPKIPRKQT encoded by the exons ATGATCCGTGAAGCTCACGTCACTCTGCAGAGCTTCACGCTGGGCCTGGGCGTGCTGAGCTACCTGCTAGCCTCCTGTGGGGGCCTGGGTCTCCTGGGCGTGTGGCTGGGGCACTACCTATGGGCCTACTGCGGGGTGTTCTACCTGGCTGTCAACCTGCTGCTTCTGCTCGTGTACCGCGGCGGTGACTGGCAG ATTGCTGTTAGAGGATGCTTTCTTGGtgcttgctgtggtggtggaataTTGGTCAGCGTTCTGTCTCCAACCTCCTACCACGTCTTTGGTTGGTATGTGGTTGTGCTCACTGTCTTCCATTTCTCGGAGTACCTCACCACGGCAATAGGCAACCCCAAGACCCTCACTCTGGATTCCTATCTCCTGAATCACAGCTGGGCTTACGGCATTGCTGCGGTGGTCAGCTGGGGTGAGTTTTTCATTGAGCGCTGGCTGCTCCCAGATATGAAGATGATTTGGTATGTTAGTATTATTGGAATCATCATCTGCCTCTGGGGTGAAATCATAAGAAAATCAGCAATGCTCACTGCCAAGACCAATTTCAACCACATAGTCCAGGTGCGGCGGCAGGATGGCCATGAACTGGTGACTTGGGGGACTTACCAACTCTTCCGCCACCCAAGCTATGTGGGATGGTTCTGGTGGAGCATCGGCACCCAGCTGATCCTTGTTAATCCTCTTTGTACCATTGCTTATACTCTTGCTTCCTGGTCATTTTTCAATGAGAGAATCCACTTTGAAGAAATGACACTCATAAACTTCTTTGGTGAGAAATATTTAGATTACCAAAAGAAGGTTGGCACAGGTCTTCCTTTCATCAAGGGATTCATTCCAAAAATTCCACGAAAACAGACgtga